A window of the Ostrea edulis chromosome 1, xbOstEdul1.1, whole genome shotgun sequence genome harbors these coding sequences:
- the LOC125664953 gene encoding leucine-rich repeat-containing protein 4C-like — protein MSSLISFLLGLLIGIVSSTTAPSGCTYDTSTSSMGLYICDFASITLPLEYNNFSDPEPQRLVIHDVTGDISASQLFLGFSVFNYSAVNADYTNYLEIGCKSGGSVQISNTTFTDLNFINEVKMTGCNFTSGIPSNAFSTFENLDSLTIEGGIISSTQSDTFSGLNITKLSSVPSPQGKLTIKNVKVGSNFSSGFFDPLSMVSAIDISGCGITTVDSNTFLYNNKVTLLNLANNNFTTLPRTFLQNMTSLTEVDVSGIAWDCSCDNLWFLDHFSAYSMRIKGGILCSGGQRAAQYFGEQCRSTDNCYSIPGIAIGIDCFEWYQIISYTFTAVSFVLAWIAFVVVVAYRSAMYKNEKEIEIRKREKAIRVLEALKRGGGGGQKAPPKANLSWAITDQAESTEVKKAL, from the exons ATGTCTTCCTTGATAAGTTTTTTGCTTGGACTTTTGATCGGAATAGTATCGTCTACCACTGCCCCTAGCGGATGTACTTATGATACCTCTACATCTTCAATGGGGCTCTACATCTGTGATTTTGCTTCAATTACGCTTCCACTTGAGTACAACAATTTCAGCGACCCCGAACCTCAGCGTTTGGTTATTCATGACGTCACTGGGGATATTTCAGCATCACAGCTATTCCTTGGTTTCagtgtcttcaactattcagcAGTGAATGCAGACTATAcaaattatttagaaattggGTGTAAATCAGGAGGCTCCGTACAAATCTCCAACACTACGTTTACAGATCTAAATTTCATCAATGAAGTCAAAATGACTGGCTGCAATTTCACGAGTGGTATACCAAGTAATGCCTTTTCTACATTCGAAAATCTGGATTCCTTGACAATCGAGGGCGGTATAATATCATCAACACAATCGGATACTTTTTCTGGATTGAACATCACAAAGCTTTCTAGTGTTCCCAGTCCACAAGGAAAACTTACGATTAAGAACGTCAAAGTAGGGTCCAATTTCTCTTCTGGGTTCTTCGACCCGCTTTCCATGGTTTCCGCCATTGACATTAGTGGGTGTGGGATCACCACTGTCGATTCTAATACGTTTTTGTACAACAACAAAGTCACTTTACTCAATTTGGCGAACAACAATTTCACAACCCTTCCAAGGACATTTCTACAAAACATGACTTCATTGACAGAAGTTGATGTCTCCGGAATTGCCTGGGATTGCTCGTGTGACAATCTCTGGTTTCTGGACCACTTTTCTGCGTACTCCATGCGCATCAAAGGTGGCATTCTCTGTAGCGGCGGACAAAGAGCTGCGCAATACTTCGGTGAACAGTGCAGAAGCACCGACAATTGCTACAGCATACCAG GCATCGCCATCGGAATAGACTGTTTTGAGTGGTACCAAATAATTTCTTACACTTTCACCGCCGTGTCATTTGTCCTGGCCTGGATCGCTTTTGTAGTAGTCGTTGCGTACCGCAGCGCTATGTACAAGAACGAGAAGGAAATCGAAATCAGGAAGAGAGAAAAGGCAATACGAGTCTTAGAGGCCCTGAAACGAGGTGGTGGGGGAGGCCAAAAGGCACCTCCTAAGGCCAATCTCTCATGGGCAATCACAGATCAAGCGGAGAGCACGGAGGTCAAAAAGGCACTTTGA
- the LOC125671195 gene encoding uncharacterized protein LOC125671195: MRGLMCFMLCLTFYSWRIKAAQPTGCSYSTETGSRGLYTCDFAVMSLPVTYSAFTNPIPQRIKIRNINGNFPVSSPTKSFNGFGSYSTASHDSDFTSYVQLECSTGNPGGQVIISSGTFWQMTYLEELHIKNCRLTNGLPEYVFADIKSLHILTIEGGSIAATSGNSMADFNITVSSALINSRGVLNFTNVALTGGAITSGFFYPLTTVDTIILDNNGLTTVDTSMFSQNTRLRQLFIRNNPITSIPNNMFSGLDALTFVELSGMSLTCSCENVWFIKHFNDNNITLGDGALCSMSTNVKNAEKYYYENCVTYDICDGIPGLIVGDTCYHWFRIIFVLLLILAIILVILVFVLLCHTRKKLMSQHDKLRAKQTEKWSKIQQVLNSQTVSKQKPPAATLPPKAANW, translated from the exons ATGAGGGGTTTGATGTGCTTTATGTTGTGTCTGACATTTTATTCATGGCGGATCAAAGCTGCACAGCCGACAGGATGTAGTTACAGCACAGAAACTGGGTCACGTGGTCTGTATACCTGTGACTTCGCGGTTATGTCCCTTCCCGTTACCTACAGTGCCTTCACCAACCCAATACCCCAGCGTATTAAGATCAGGAATATCAACGGTAACTTTCCAGTGTCATCTCCGACGAAGTCTTTTAACGGATTCGGAAGCTATTCAACAGCCAGCCATGACTCAGACTTCACCTCCTATGTGCAGCTTGAATGCTCAACCGGAAATCCTGGGGGACAGGTCATAATTTCATCAGGAACGTTTTGGCAGATGACTTACCTTGAAGAACTGCATATTAAAAACTGTAGGTTAACAAATGGTCTGCCTGAATATGTATTTGCTGACATCAAAAGTTTGCACATATTAACAATTGAGGGAGGTTCTATCGCAGCAACGTCCGGAAACAGTATGGCCGACTTCAACATCACCGTATCTTCGGCGTTAATCAATTCCAGAGGCGTTTTAAACTTCACAAATGTGGCCTTAACTGGAGGAGCGATAACCAGTGGCTTTTTCTACCCCTTGACCACTGTGGACACCATCATCCTGGACAATAACGGTCTCACCACCGTAGACACCTCCATGTTCTCTCAGAACACTCGGCTTCGACAACTCTTTATCAGAAACAACCCTATCACCTCTATCCCAAACAATATGTTTTCGGGTTTGGACGCCTTGACGTTCGTGGAACTGAGTGGAATGAGTCTAACATGTTCCTGTGAAAATGTCTGGTTCATCAAGCACTTCAACGACAACAACATCACTCTTGGAGACGGAGCTCTGTGTTCAATGAGTACAAATG TGAAAAATGCCGAGAAATATTATTATGAAAACTGTGTGACATATGATATCTGCGATGGAATACCAG GTCTCATCGTTGGAGACACCTGCTACCACTGGTTTAGGATTATCTTTGTCCTCTTACTTATCCTTGCTATAATCCTCGTTATCTTGGTATTCGTTCTCCTTTGTCATACCCGGAAGAAACTGATGTCGCAGCACGATAAACTCAGAGCCAAACAGACAGAAAAGTGGTCTAAAATCCAACAGGTCCTTAACTCTCAGACTGTCAGCAAACAGAAACCGCCTGCCGCCACTTTACCACCGAAGGCTGCCAATTGGTGA